A genome region from Hymenobacter tibetensis includes the following:
- the lptC gene encoding LPS export ABC transporter periplasmic protein LptC: MHTLRVMRLLSSRAALLWLLAGTLVVGCKKADPETKKPVQYKGPLLESNNVLTLYSDSAKLQIKYTAPLEQQFENGDKLYPKGIKVEFYGEGGTKVRNTLQGDYGRYDKVKNLYFIRGNVFVSNEEKQQSMKTPQMYFDQVKQLIYTEDSVRIQTPTEILTGKGLTANQDFSRYTILKPAGIFTIDQASTTGEQ; the protein is encoded by the coding sequence ATGCACACACTTCGTGTAATGCGTCTGCTTTCGTCTCGGGCCGCTCTTCTGTGGCTGCTGGCGGGTACGTTGGTGGTTGGATGCAAAAAAGCGGACCCAGAAACCAAAAAGCCCGTCCAATACAAGGGCCCTTTGCTGGAAAGCAACAACGTGCTGACGCTGTACAGCGACTCGGCAAAGTTGCAGATCAAGTACACGGCGCCGTTGGAGCAGCAGTTCGAGAATGGTGACAAGCTGTACCCGAAAGGCATCAAGGTGGAATTCTACGGGGAAGGTGGTACCAAGGTGCGCAATACGCTCCAAGGTGACTATGGCCGATACGACAAGGTGAAGAACCTGTACTTCATTCGTGGCAACGTGTTCGTGAGCAACGAGGAGAAACAGCAGTCGATGAAGACTCCGCAGATGTACTTCGACCAAGTGAAGCAGTTGATTTACACGGAAGATTCCGTGCGGATTCAAACGCCCACCGAAATACTAACGGGCAAAGGGCTAACAGCCAACCAGGACTTCTCGCGCTATACCATCCTCAAGCCCGCGGGTATCTTCACCATCGACCAGGCTTCCACAACTGGGGAGCAATAG
- a CDS encoding peptidylprolyl isomerase, whose product MALINTIREKSGWAVGTVAIGMLLFIVGGDLIGGKNRLFGGNENVVGEVAGEKVELADFNNALEQAKQSFVQQQGRQPDEQAMSYLRDQAWNQTIFRIAFQKEFDKLGLTVSDDELTDMVQGKNIHPSIRQAFTDPKTGQFDRTKIVTYLQGLDKLPPDAQAAWQNFEANLGPERMAQKYNNLLKLSTYVTTAEAKRFNEDQNSRASMRYLFVPYFSISDSAVKVTDEQLQAYLDKNKARYKVEDGRDLEYVTIPVVASKEDTAAVRETVAQLATQFTTAPNDSLFVKLNSDQPYNDNYVSPADMPEKLRQQLPLTVGQVYGPYAENGTVSLHKVTGQKAGTQSAARASHILIKPEGTTPEAEAAALAKAKDLLAKIKGGADFAAMARQFGTDGTVSTGGDLGWFQQGRMVPEFEKAIFGATSTGLLPAPVKTSFGYHIIKITAPKTNQTYQLATVQKKMEPSEATREAAYAKAQALKGQVTDLESFRKVVAKEKVLQKQEVKGLGRGDQAVNSLQGAREIVRWAYGVGGKKTEVGDVSDVFEVGDQYVVAVLTGQRSKGTADVASLRPELSAAVRNEEKAKQIISKLNGKTGALEQIATTYGAAAQVKTADGVVLGSGTIPGLGSEPLAVGKAFGLKPGQKSAPIQGEQGVLIVEPVRVDKSTSATDLSAVRKQLTDQRTGRADGLIYEAVKANANIKDERNKFF is encoded by the coding sequence ATGGCTTTAATTAACACTATTCGAGAAAAATCAGGCTGGGCCGTGGGCACTGTCGCCATCGGCATGCTGCTCTTCATTGTGGGCGGCGACCTGATAGGAGGGAAGAACCGCCTATTCGGTGGCAATGAGAATGTGGTAGGCGAAGTAGCTGGCGAAAAAGTGGAGCTGGCAGATTTCAACAATGCGCTAGAGCAAGCCAAGCAGTCGTTTGTGCAGCAGCAAGGCCGGCAGCCCGACGAGCAGGCTATGAGCTACCTGCGCGACCAGGCGTGGAACCAGACCATCTTCCGTATTGCGTTCCAGAAAGAATTCGACAAGCTAGGCCTAACCGTATCGGACGACGAGCTAACCGATATGGTGCAGGGCAAGAACATTCACCCGAGCATTCGGCAGGCTTTCACTGACCCAAAGACCGGGCAGTTTGACCGTACCAAAATCGTTACGTATCTGCAGGGCCTAGACAAGCTGCCACCCGATGCGCAAGCTGCTTGGCAAAACTTTGAGGCCAACCTGGGTCCGGAGCGGATGGCACAGAAGTACAACAACTTGCTGAAGTTGAGTACCTACGTGACGACCGCAGAAGCCAAGCGCTTCAATGAAGACCAAAACAGCCGCGCCAGCATGCGTTATCTGTTTGTCCCATACTTCTCCATCTCCGATTCGGCGGTGAAAGTAACGGACGAGCAGCTGCAAGCTTACCTCGACAAGAACAAGGCCCGCTACAAAGTAGAAGATGGCCGCGACTTGGAGTACGTAACCATTCCGGTGGTAGCGTCCAAAGAAGACACGGCGGCCGTGCGGGAAACGGTGGCCCAACTGGCTACGCAATTCACTACCGCTCCCAACGACTCGTTGTTTGTGAAACTGAACTCCGACCAGCCCTACAACGACAACTACGTTTCACCTGCTGATATGCCGGAGAAGCTGCGCCAGCAACTGCCCCTTACAGTGGGTCAGGTGTACGGTCCTTATGCAGAAAACGGAACGGTGAGCCTGCACAAAGTAACTGGCCAAAAAGCCGGAACGCAGTCGGCGGCGCGCGCCAGCCATATCCTCATCAAGCCCGAAGGTACCACGCCAGAAGCAGAAGCTGCTGCGTTGGCCAAAGCCAAAGACTTGCTAGCCAAAATCAAAGGCGGAGCTGACTTCGCGGCTATGGCTCGGCAGTTCGGGACCGATGGAACGGTAAGCACCGGCGGCGACTTGGGCTGGTTCCAGCAGGGTCGCATGGTGCCAGAGTTTGAAAAAGCCATTTTTGGGGCTACCTCCACGGGCTTGCTACCTGCTCCGGTGAAGACCTCGTTCGGTTACCACATCATCAAAATCACGGCTCCCAAAACCAACCAGACGTATCAGCTTGCTACGGTACAGAAGAAGATGGAGCCATCGGAAGCTACGCGCGAAGCGGCTTACGCGAAAGCCCAGGCGCTGAAAGGCCAAGTGACCGATCTGGAAAGCTTCCGGAAAGTGGTGGCCAAAGAAAAGGTGTTGCAGAAGCAAGAGGTAAAAGGCCTTGGCCGTGGCGACCAAGCGGTGAACAGCCTGCAGGGAGCCCGCGAAATTGTGCGGTGGGCATATGGCGTTGGAGGCAAGAAAACCGAAGTAGGTGATGTTTCAGACGTGTTTGAAGTAGGTGACCAGTACGTGGTAGCCGTATTGACCGGTCAGCGGAGCAAAGGCACTGCCGATGTTGCTAGCCTTCGCCCAGAACTTTCGGCGGCTGTCCGCAACGAGGAGAAGGCCAAGCAGATTATCAGCAAGCTGAACGGCAAAACGGGTGCGCTAGAGCAAATAGCTACCACCTATGGGGCGGCAGCCCAAGTGAAAACGGCTGATGGCGTAGTGCTCGGTTCGGGTACCATTCCTGGCTTAGGCAGCGAGCCGCTAGCGGTGGGCAAAGCATTTGGCTTGAAGCCCGGCCAGAAGTCGGCTCCCATTCAGGGAGAGCAGGGCGTGCTGATTGTAGAGCCTGTTCGTGTGGATAAGTCTACGTCAGCTACCGATCTGTCAGCTGTTCGCAAGCAACTCACCGACCAGCGCACCGGCCGGGCCGATGGCCTGATCTACGAAGCAGTGAAAGCCAACGCCAACATCAAAGATGAGCGCAACAAGTTCTTCTAA
- a CDS encoding tetratricopeptide repeat protein, with translation MRHFHSLFFSLLLCSTAPLQAQQESGNTSLAKEYARKGEHEKAAFLFSKLPADAQTSADVLPDYLTALQGLKRYKDAEKLVKRAIRQHPEEGGYGVALGSLYTVSGDEGAATKQYEKLLSQLTSTQVLPVAAEFSRRNQPDWAEKTYLRGRQLSKNDSEFSTQLVQLYTQTGNTEKLLGETLRLVQTDETQLPFVRNMLQNSLQNEKDFDTLERQLLTNVQKYPEQSVYSELLLWLQVQRRDFTGALVQAKALDRRGRTEGSRVMDLAAIAQYNKDYESAIGGYEYVLREYKGGPFYAAARQRLVQSREALVRETYPVDPAKIRSLIGEYQQVLAELGRTPQTAPVLRSMAVLHAFQLDEKAQAVVLLQEVIDMPRASIEVVDQAKIDLADIYLLRGEPWEATLLYSQVEKSHKDSPLGYEAKLRNARLSYFAGDFKLAKSHLDILKEATTREIANDAMQLSLLITDNTAMDTAGVALRDYASVEQLVFQNKLPEALRGLDALLQKYPGHALQDDAWFLKAQLQRRTGEYRAAVTTLERITNNPKYDVLSDDAMFLLASIQEENLQDKEQAKNLYNQFLAKYPGSIYVAEARKRFRKLRGDSL, from the coding sequence ATGCGCCACTTCCATAGTCTGTTCTTCTCTCTATTGCTCTGTAGTACTGCGCCGCTTCAGGCCCAACAGGAGAGCGGCAACACTTCTTTGGCCAAAGAGTATGCCCGCAAAGGAGAACACGAAAAGGCTGCTTTTCTCTTTAGCAAGCTGCCCGCCGATGCACAAACATCAGCAGATGTGTTGCCCGATTACTTAACGGCGTTGCAGGGGCTGAAGCGCTACAAAGACGCTGAAAAACTAGTAAAGCGCGCCATCCGGCAGCACCCCGAGGAAGGTGGCTACGGTGTGGCGCTGGGCAGCCTCTACACTGTGTCCGGCGACGAGGGTGCGGCTACCAAGCAATACGAAAAGCTGCTCAGCCAACTTACCTCCACACAGGTGCTGCCCGTTGCGGCCGAATTTAGCCGCCGCAACCAGCCTGACTGGGCCGAGAAAACCTATTTGCGCGGTCGGCAGCTGTCCAAGAACGATTCCGAATTCAGCACGCAGCTGGTGCAGCTCTACACCCAGACTGGCAACACCGAGAAGCTGCTTGGCGAAACACTGCGCCTCGTGCAGACCGACGAGACGCAGCTGCCCTTCGTGCGCAACATGTTGCAGAACAGCCTGCAAAACGAGAAGGATTTCGACACCTTGGAGCGTCAGTTGCTCACCAACGTGCAGAAGTACCCAGAGCAGAGCGTGTACAGCGAGCTGCTGCTGTGGCTGCAAGTACAGCGCCGCGACTTTACTGGAGCCTTAGTTCAAGCCAAAGCCCTCGACCGGCGTGGTCGCACCGAAGGCAGCCGCGTGATGGACTTGGCCGCCATTGCCCAGTACAACAAAGACTACGAAAGCGCCATTGGGGGTTACGAATATGTGCTCCGCGAATACAAAGGTGGTCCGTTTTATGCTGCGGCCCGGCAGCGGCTGGTGCAAAGCCGGGAAGCGTTGGTGCGCGAAACGTATCCCGTAGACCCCGCCAAGATTCGCAGCCTGATTGGAGAGTATCAGCAGGTGTTGGCAGAGTTGGGGCGCACGCCCCAGACTGCCCCCGTGCTGCGTAGTATGGCCGTGTTGCACGCCTTCCAGCTCGATGAGAAAGCGCAGGCCGTCGTGCTGTTGCAGGAGGTTATCGACATGCCGCGGGCCAGTATTGAGGTAGTAGACCAAGCCAAGATTGACTTAGCGGATATCTACTTGCTGCGGGGTGAGCCCTGGGAGGCAACCTTGCTGTACTCGCAGGTGGAAAAGTCGCACAAGGATTCACCGCTGGGTTACGAGGCCAAGTTGCGCAACGCCCGGTTGAGCTACTTTGCTGGCGACTTCAAGCTAGCCAAAAGTCACCTTGATATTCTCAAGGAAGCTACCACCCGCGAAATAGCCAACGACGCCATGCAGCTCAGCCTGCTCATCACCGACAATACCGCTATGGATACGGCTGGTGTTGCCCTGCGCGATTATGCGTCGGTGGAGCAGCTGGTGTTTCAGAACAAGCTGCCTGAGGCGTTGCGGGGCTTGGATGCCCTCCTACAGAAGTACCCCGGCCACGCCCTGCAGGACGATGCCTGGTTTCTGAAAGCGCAACTCCAACGCCGCACCGGTGAGTATCGGGCGGCTGTTACCACGCTCGAGAGAATCACCAACAACCCGAAGTACGACGTGCTCAGCGACGATGCCATGTTCTTGCTGGCCAGTATTCAGGAAGAAAATCTGCAAGACAAAGAGCAAGCGAAGAATCTGTACAACCAATTTTTGGCGAAGTACCCCGGCAGCATCTACGTAGCGGAAGCGCGCAAGCGGTTCCGGAAGCTGCGCGGCGACAGTTTGTAG
- the recJ gene encoding single-stranded-DNA-specific exonuclease RecJ, producing MEKRWIRKPAPDAEKVRSLADALRVKETIIALLCQREVCTFEEARAYFRPNLRELPNPLLMRDMDRAVARLTYALHAGQRVLIFGDYDVDGTTSVAVVYSYLRRFFGPERIDYYIPDRYKEGYGVSEAGIDFAADNDFALIIALDCGVKSVDKVVYANERGVDFIICDHHLPGTELPAAVAVLDPKRAGCQYPFKELSGCGVGFKLMQAFTEDQGLDEEPLYDLLDLVAVSIAADIVPIMGENRTLAYHGLRLLNDPTRPQRPGLDALRELAGLQTAELNISSLVFGFSPRINAAGRMGDAKRSVAMLLASSKEEAFEKASVVDKTNQERRGFDTSITKEALDMIEADALFQDAHTTVLYKEDWHKGVVGIVASRCLDKYYRPTIILTHSNGKATGSARSVAGFDVHQAIEECADLLDQYGGHMYAAGLTLPVENLPAFRAKFERIVASRILPEQMIPPVDIDAELDLSDVTNGFYNLLRQMEPFGPGNANPTFMARNVYAAPNSARVVGQSHLKIALTQDGHHVVDAIGFGLGEHLQRIQEGEPFSVCYTVEINEYRGVRTLQLRVKDIRWE from the coding sequence ATGGAAAAACGATGGATTCGCAAGCCAGCGCCTGACGCTGAAAAGGTTCGGTCCTTGGCCGACGCATTGCGCGTCAAAGAAACCATTATAGCACTGCTTTGCCAGCGTGAGGTTTGCACGTTTGAAGAGGCCCGCGCCTACTTCCGTCCCAATCTGCGGGAACTACCCAACCCACTGCTGATGCGCGACATGGACCGCGCCGTAGCCCGCCTAACTTATGCGCTGCATGCCGGCCAGCGCGTGCTGATATTCGGCGACTATGACGTAGACGGCACCACCTCGGTAGCCGTGGTGTACAGCTACCTGCGCCGCTTCTTTGGGCCGGAGCGCATCGACTACTACATACCAGACCGTTACAAAGAAGGGTACGGGGTGTCAGAAGCGGGTATCGACTTTGCGGCCGACAACGACTTCGCCCTCATTATTGCCCTCGACTGCGGCGTGAAATCCGTGGACAAGGTGGTATATGCCAATGAGCGGGGAGTGGACTTCATCATCTGCGACCATCACCTGCCGGGCACCGAGCTACCTGCCGCCGTGGCCGTGCTTGATCCCAAGCGGGCCGGCTGCCAGTATCCGTTCAAAGAGCTTTCGGGCTGTGGCGTAGGCTTTAAGCTGATGCAAGCCTTCACCGAAGACCAGGGCTTGGATGAAGAACCGCTCTACGACCTGCTGGATCTGGTGGCGGTGAGTATTGCCGCCGACATTGTGCCTATCATGGGCGAAAACCGGACGCTGGCGTACCACGGCCTACGCTTGCTCAACGACCCCACCCGGCCTCAGCGCCCTGGCCTCGATGCGCTTCGTGAACTCGCCGGCTTGCAAACCGCTGAGTTGAACATCAGCAGCTTGGTATTTGGCTTCTCGCCGCGCATCAACGCCGCGGGCCGTATGGGAGACGCCAAACGTTCGGTGGCTATGCTGTTGGCTTCCAGCAAAGAGGAGGCTTTCGAGAAGGCTTCGGTGGTGGACAAGACCAACCAAGAGCGCCGCGGCTTCGACACCAGCATTACCAAGGAAGCTCTGGATATGATTGAGGCCGATGCGCTTTTTCAGGACGCCCATACCACGGTGCTCTACAAAGAGGACTGGCACAAAGGCGTGGTTGGTATCGTGGCCTCGCGCTGCCTCGACAAGTACTACCGCCCCACCATCATCCTGACGCATAGCAACGGCAAAGCCACTGGCTCGGCCCGCTCTGTGGCTGGGTTTGATGTGCACCAAGCCATTGAAGAGTGCGCCGACCTTCTGGATCAGTACGGGGGGCATATGTATGCCGCAGGTCTGACGTTGCCGGTTGAGAACCTGCCGGCCTTCCGGGCGAAGTTCGAGAGGATAGTAGCTAGCCGCATCCTGCCCGAGCAGATGATTCCGCCCGTAGATATTGACGCCGAACTTGATTTGAGCGACGTCACGAATGGCTTCTATAACCTGCTGCGCCAGATGGAGCCTTTCGGGCCCGGCAATGCCAACCCGACCTTCATGGCGCGCAACGTGTATGCCGCTCCCAACTCGGCGCGTGTAGTTGGGCAGTCACACCTTAAAATAGCCCTCACCCAAGACGGCCACCACGTGGTAGATGCCATTGGCTTTGGCCTTGGCGAGCATCTGCAACGTATTCAGGAGGGTGAGCCATTCAGTGTGTGCTATACCGTAGAAATCAACGAGTACCGGGGCGTCAGAACCTTGCAGCTGCGCGTAAAGGACATTCGCTGGGAATAA
- a CDS encoding DoxX family protein: MSVLRKSSLYLLALIFVGAGILHFVAPAPYVRIMPPYLPAPLLLVYLSGAAEVAGGLGLLLPATRQAAGWGLILLLLAVFPANVYMVQTQGAGLSVPLWALWLRLPLQLVLIGWVWWSARMISKQE; encoded by the coding sequence ATGTCCGTACTGCGCAAATCTAGTCTTTACCTACTGGCGCTCATTTTTGTGGGCGCCGGAATCCTGCATTTCGTGGCGCCAGCACCATACGTGCGCATCATGCCGCCTTATCTGCCGGCCCCGCTACTGCTCGTGTACCTGAGCGGCGCTGCCGAAGTAGCAGGCGGCTTGGGACTACTATTGCCTGCTACACGTCAGGCAGCAGGCTGGGGACTGATTTTGCTGCTGCTGGCCGTATTTCCGGCGAACGTGTACATGGTGCAAACGCAGGGAGCCGGTTTGTCGGTCCCGCTTTGGGCGTTGTGGCTGCGGCTGCCGCTCCAGCTGGTGCTAATTGGGTGGGTGTGGTGGAGCGCACGCATGATTAGCAAACAAGAATAG
- the lptB gene encoding LPS export ABC transporter ATP-binding protein, with protein sequence MILRADNLVKKYKARTVVNDMSLKVEQGEIVGLLGPNGAGKTTSFYMTVGMVKPDSGRVFLDDQEITKMPIYQRARLGVGYLAQEASVFRDLSVEENILAVLEMTTMSKQVQLDKVEELLNEFSLTHVRKNLGRVLSGGERRRTEIARALAVDPKFVLLDEPFAGVDPIATEEIQSIVAKLKHKNIGILITDHDVNSTLAIVDRAYLLFEGKLLKAGTAEELAADEMVRRVYLGKNFELKRKV encoded by the coding sequence ATGATTCTTCGCGCCGATAACTTAGTTAAGAAGTACAAAGCCCGCACCGTGGTCAACGACATGTCGTTGAAGGTGGAGCAAGGTGAAATTGTGGGGTTGCTGGGACCGAACGGAGCTGGAAAAACCACTTCCTTCTACATGACGGTCGGCATGGTCAAGCCTGATTCGGGCCGCGTATTTCTAGATGATCAGGAAATCACCAAGATGCCGATCTATCAGCGGGCTCGTCTCGGTGTTGGCTATTTGGCGCAGGAAGCCAGCGTGTTTCGCGACCTGAGTGTGGAGGAGAACATCTTGGCCGTGTTGGAGATGACCACCATGTCCAAACAGGTTCAGCTCGATAAGGTGGAAGAATTATTGAATGAGTTTAGCCTCACCCACGTGCGCAAAAACCTAGGCCGGGTGCTGAGTGGGGGGGAGCGGCGGCGTACCGAAATAGCCCGCGCGTTGGCCGTTGATCCGAAGTTTGTGCTGCTAGACGAACCCTTTGCCGGCGTTGACCCTATTGCCACCGAAGAAATTCAGAGCATCGTAGCCAAGCTTAAGCACAAAAACATCGGTATCCTCATCACCGACCACGATGTAAACTCCACACTGGCCATCGTGGACCGGGCATACCTGCTATTCGAGGGGAAGCTGTTGAAGGCCGGAACGGCCGAGGAGCTAGCTGCCGACGAAATGGTGCGCCGCGTGTATCTGGGCAAGAACTTCGAGTTGAAACGGAAAGTCTAG
- a CDS encoding GH3 auxin-responsive promoter family protein, producing MLNSVLTWAVQRRLSNIEHFRQHPHEVQREVLRNLQHTAKNTEWGRQYGYADKVAGPEFAQRVPISSYEDLYPMLERVLRGERDVLWPGQVQWFAKSSGTTNDRSKYIPVTREALHECNYRAGRDMTALATLHYPEVKILDGKTLSLGGTHMSNPLRPHDSHSRVGDVSAVIMQNLPAWAEHVRTPPLELALLDEWEEKIERIARHVLQADVRVLAGVPTWMIVLLRRVLELAGTDNIMDVWPHLGLFLHGAVAFGPYRKLFHQLIPSAHMHYQEVYNASEGYLALQDQPDSEDLLLLLNHGVYYEFLPADQWDAPEPRTVLLEQVEIGKSYALIISTNAGLWRYKIGDTVRFTSLAPYRIRITGRTKHFLNAFGEEVVIENAEAAVAAACHATNTTVRDFTAAPIYFAGAADGSRGGHQWLIEFSTPPQDTDHFTAVLDATLRQLNSDYDAKRHRDIALVPPVLTVAAPGQFERWLAHRGKLGGQHKVPRLSNSREVLEEILSAI from the coding sequence GTGCTAAACTCTGTTCTCACGTGGGCCGTTCAGCGGCGCTTATCTAACATCGAGCATTTTCGGCAACACCCGCACGAGGTGCAACGTGAGGTATTACGCAACCTGCAACACACCGCCAAGAATACGGAATGGGGCCGCCAATACGGCTACGCAGACAAAGTAGCTGGACCGGAGTTCGCCCAGCGTGTGCCCATCAGCAGCTACGAAGACCTGTACCCGATGCTGGAACGGGTATTGCGCGGCGAGCGGGACGTGTTGTGGCCGGGCCAAGTACAGTGGTTTGCCAAAAGCAGCGGCACCACCAACGATCGTAGCAAGTACATTCCTGTTACGCGTGAGGCCCTGCACGAATGCAACTACCGCGCCGGCCGCGACATGACTGCCCTCGCCACCCTGCACTACCCTGAAGTCAAGATTCTGGACGGCAAAACCCTTTCCTTGGGTGGCACCCACATGTCCAACCCGCTACGCCCTCACGATTCCCATTCGCGGGTGGGTGATGTGTCGGCCGTAATCATGCAAAACTTGCCGGCCTGGGCCGAGCACGTCCGGACGCCGCCACTAGAGCTAGCCCTGCTAGACGAGTGGGAAGAAAAAATCGAGCGTATTGCCCGCCACGTACTCCAGGCGGATGTTCGGGTACTAGCCGGCGTGCCCACCTGGATGATTGTGTTGTTGCGCCGCGTATTAGAACTAGCCGGTACCGACAACATTATGGATGTATGGCCTCACCTTGGGCTGTTTCTGCACGGCGCGGTAGCATTTGGGCCCTATCGGAAGCTTTTTCATCAGCTTATTCCATCGGCCCACATGCATTACCAAGAGGTGTACAATGCTTCCGAGGGCTACCTGGCCTTGCAAGACCAACCCGATTCCGAAGACCTGTTGCTGTTGCTTAACCATGGCGTGTACTACGAGTTCTTGCCCGCCGACCAGTGGGATGCTCCCGAACCGCGCACCGTGCTGTTAGAGCAAGTGGAAATCGGTAAAAGCTACGCTCTTATTATCAGCACCAATGCGGGTTTGTGGCGCTACAAAATCGGCGACACAGTACGCTTCACCAGCCTAGCGCCCTACCGTATCCGGATTACTGGCCGTACCAAGCACTTCCTGAACGCGTTTGGAGAAGAGGTGGTGATTGAAAATGCCGAAGCCGCTGTAGCCGCCGCCTGTCACGCCACCAATACCACCGTCCGCGACTTCACGGCGGCGCCTATCTACTTCGCCGGAGCCGCTGATGGCTCTCGGGGCGGGCATCAATGGCTAATAGAGTTTTCAACGCCTCCACAGGATACAGACCACTTTACGGCGGTGCTCGATGCCACCCTGCGTCAACTCAACTCCGACTATGATGCCAAGCGTCATCGTGACATAGCTCTTGTACCACCTGTACTCACGGTAGCTGCGCCTGGTCAGTTCGAGCGGTGGCTAGCGCACCGGGGTAAGCTAGGAGGCCAACACAAAGTACCTCG